The genomic window ATATCTACTCCAAATGGCGTAACAAAAATGTTTTTATCCGTATACTTATTCGTTTCTTTAGCCATGATATGACTTGTAGAACCAATCACATCCGTTTTCGACAAAGTATATTCAACCATTTTCCGATTTAAACTGCCCTGCTGCGGAAACTGGAATACATCTCTTCCCCATACAGACAAATAAAAAGGCTTATAATTCGCAAGCGCTCCAACAAAGCCATAGCTTGAGGCGTAATGGGCATGAAAAATATCGGGCTTAAATTGTTTTAACACTTTCTTAAGGGCAAAAACGCTTGAAAAATAAGATAGCTTCCCCGGTAAAAGCTTAGGAAGTGTTATCGTGTCAATTTCCTTCGCATTTTCTTCAGAATAATGGTCCGCAAAGGTAATAACCTTAACCTCTATCCCGTTATTTTTGTAAAATAAGGCCCACTTATGCGTGTGTATCGACCTGCTTGGAGCCAAAATTAATACTTTCATAAATCCTCCTGTAAATGCGCTTTAGCGCCTCGAAACTACTCTTTTACTAAGGCATTCTTAATTTTTTTCACCCTGGCAGTCCATGAATGCTTTTGCAAAAAGGTTTCTTGAATGTTTTCCCGATATCCTGAAGCCTTTTTGGCCATCTCTTTAATGGCTCTTGCCATATCCTCGGGGTTATCCTCACAAATAATTCCATATCCATCTGACTCTATTATCTCTCTTTGTGCCTGACAATATGTGGCGACCACTGGCAGTTCATTAGAGAGATACTCAACAAGCTTAACAGGAACAGCGAAATCATTGTACGTGCTCCGATATCTAGGAATAAAGGCAAAATCCATTTCACGATAAAGATCATTTAATGCTTCACCGCTTACGTGCTGAATGGTTACATCCATCTCTTGCAGGCGAGCCTTTTTCTCTTCGGGCAATTGCTTGTATTCATCCTCACGGCAAACAATCGTCAATTCGGACACTTTTTCCTGCTTGTTCGCAATTTCTAGTGCATCCAGCAGCAAAAATAATCCGTAATCTTCATTATTAATCCCGCCGACATAAAGACCTTGCGCGAACCTAGTATCCTTTTCCTTCTTCACTACGTTCACTTTTTTGCCGCCTGGAGGGAGAGAAATCTTCTCTCTTCCAATGTCAACATACGACCCCATCGCATCGCTAGGCAAGAAAATAACTTGGCAATACTTATTGTAAAACCTTTCCTCCATCCGATAAATGGTTTGCATAACCGTTTTTTTAACACCTTTTAACGGATAAAGCTCATCAAACTTCCAATATACATCACGATAGAAAACGCCAACAGGCACATGACGCTGCTTTAAATAGCTCATCACCTTTTTATCAATAAACGGCTTCTTCGGAACATGCCCTTTATCTGTCAGCCAGAAAGGAATCGTTTGATTTTCCATATAGCAAAACCAAATATTTTCAAGCTTCCCTTCTGCCTTCCATTGTTCAAAAAGGGCTTCCCGCGCAGAAGAATTTCCTGACAAAAGCAGAATTTCAATATTCTCCTTCGCTCCCCATTCCTGAAATGCCTTATACATTTCCTTAGGTCGGAGCTTGGAGCCGCTATTCGCATTTTCAGCTATTTCAAAAGGATAATAAAGCAAAACTGATTTCATTATATGTTCTCCTTATGATTCGTTCCCTGCAGTTTTTCTTTTTTGAAGATAAGCAAACAAATCCAAACGAAGTCTAATAAACAATAGAATTCCCGCGAATAAGCAAGTGATGAAAATCCAAATCGGATTGAATAGAAAATCCGTAAATCCACCTACTAATGTCCGCGGAATATTAATGGAAAAATAAATAAACAGGCATAAAAAGACAGGATTCTTTGGCAGTCTGATAAAAATGATATAGATAAGCTGAACGAGTACCCCCACGTAAATCGTGCCAAGAATAATCCCCAGATATCCGAAATTCGCATAAGCTTCAGCAATAAATAACGTATTCAGCACTCCGCCAGTCCCATCTTCAATCCGGTTCGGGAAAGCATTGGCCATCACCAATCTCGCGGAACGGACCTGCTCCATATCAAACCTTTCGATAATAATGGACGGGAGGCTCCTGCCATTAAGAAATGGGATGGAATGGCCAAAAAGATCCAAATGCAAGAAAGTAGGCGAAATTTGCGCAAGAATAATTCGTCCGATTGGTCCGGATGAATAGTTAAGAAAACTGCCCAGATCTTTTACACCTTGGATAAAGACATACATAACAACAATGACTGCTGCTCCACTAATCGTGTAGCCTACTATTTTCTGCCACTTTAACACTAGTTTGCCAACATATAGTCTGACAAATATAAACATAATGATGTAGAAAATAATCGGTGATTTCGATAAGTCATATACGCTAATCACTAATGCACTGACAAAAAGGGCGAAGAATAAAAAGATCCATTTCAAACGCCCTGTTTTTACCGCATATACATAGGCAATTAACGAAAGCAGCGGTGTCAAAGCAATCGCGAAAATATTTCTTATTAATACATTCCCGCCAAAATTCCTTGCTGCTTCAATCCGCTGTAACCCTAATTCCGAAAGATTCCCTTTTAAAAGGGAGAAGATCGGTACTTGATTCGTCTTTAAAAGCGTATAGGCAACGGCCAGCATACAAATCATTGAGAGGCCTAGAAATAACAAGTAAAATTCATTTTTTTGACTAAACGTTTTTTCAATTGGTTTTTTCAAATACTCATTGAATTCCTTTTTCGCATCAAATCCAGCCAGCTTGCTGACAAGAAACATCGTAAGCGGCAGCATAATCATGACAAAGGATACCGCTCCGAAGCCGATATATCGATAAACATCATGATCAAGCTTATTAATCATATAATAATGATCGATGTCTAAAGCAATCAGAAGGCTTCCGATATAACTGGAAACAAACAAGGAGTAGTAAAAGATTAATGAATTTAAATTGGGTTTCGTAAAGGAAAGGCTCCCAGACACGCTAGAAAATAGCTTGATGGAAACAATTAATACGATCACCCATATCGTGAAAGCCAACATTCGTCAGCACCTACTTTTTGTTAAGAAGTTCAACAATTTTTTCAGAAGCCTGGCCATCACCGAACACTTCTTTGTATTCTGGATTTACTTCTTTTTGAACAGCAGCCAATATTTTTTCTGTATCCGTTCCTGTAAGGATATTTGCTTCCCCAGTCAATGTCTCTACCCATTCCGTTTGCTCACGGATTGTCACACATGGCACTTTCATGAAGTATGCTTCTTTCTGAACACCGCCAGAATCTGTAACAATTTTCTTCGCATTCGCTTCTAAAGTTAGCATATCTAAGTAGCCAACTGGATCAATGACCTTTAAGTTTGGAACATCATCCAAGCTTAAGCCATAATCAGCCAGTTTATGCTTTGTTCTCGGATGGATCGGCCAAACTTTAACCTCATCAATCTTTGAAAAAGCTTCTAAAATATTCTTCATATTTTGCAGATCATCCGTGTTTTCCGCTCTATGAATTGTAATTAGATGATAATTTTTCGAAGTTAATCCAGCTTCAGCTAAGATATTCGATTTTTCCTTCGCA from Bacillus sp. DTU_2020_1000418_1_SI_GHA_SEK_038 includes these protein-coding regions:
- a CDS encoding glycosyltransferase family 4 protein, coding for MKSVLLYYPFEIAENANSGSKLRPKEMYKAFQEWGAKENIEILLLSGNSSAREALFEQWKAEGKLENIWFCYMENQTIPFWLTDKGHVPKKPFIDKKVMSYLKQRHVPVGVFYRDVYWKFDELYPLKGVKKTVMQTIYRMEERFYNKYCQVIFLPSDAMGSYVDIGREKISLPPGGKKVNVVKKEKDTRFAQGLYVGGINNEDYGLFLLLDALEIANKQEKVSELTIVCREDEYKQLPEEKKARLQEMDVTIQHVSGEALNDLYREMDFAFIPRYRSTYNDFAVPVKLVEYLSNELPVVATYCQAQREIIESDGYGIICEDNPEDMARAIKEMAKKASGYRENIQETFLQKHSWTARVKKIKNALVKE
- a CDS encoding O-antigen polymerase, with translation MLAFTIWVIVLIVSIKLFSSVSGSLSFTKPNLNSLIFYYSLFVSSYIGSLLIALDIDHYYMINKLDHDVYRYIGFGAVSFVMIMLPLTMFLVSKLAGFDAKKEFNEYLKKPIEKTFSQKNEFYLLFLGLSMICMLAVAYTLLKTNQVPIFSLLKGNLSELGLQRIEAARNFGGNVLIRNIFAIALTPLLSLIAYVYAVKTGRLKWIFLFFALFVSALVISVYDLSKSPIIFYIIMFIFVRLYVGKLVLKWQKIVGYTISGAAVIVVMYVFIQGVKDLGSFLNYSSGPIGRIILAQISPTFLHLDLFGHSIPFLNGRSLPSIIIERFDMEQVRSARLVMANAFPNRIEDGTGGVLNTLFIAEAYANFGYLGIILGTIYVGVLVQLIYIIFIRLPKNPVFLCLFIYFSINIPRTLVGGFTDFLFNPIWIFITCLFAGILLFIRLRLDLFAYLQKRKTAGNES